The proteins below are encoded in one region of Nitrospira sp.:
- a CDS encoding peptidase M23 encodes MNVKTLSMVLVIALGAASAIPSDAAKEAEVLSEKIARERKNLEKLKNRIQEQKQQAKAAEGKRQSVLQNLQRLDQRLVKMRRDLQSVSRDLTKKDKELNELNAHLAEMRDQVAEHQTAILARAKLQYMQGRWGAMKVLLGAQNYTDFQRRFQYLSAVTQREYQLLESYRGDLTKMEQAEHQRAMAREQLMVFRLKTERKLADIQDVRKQKRRYLNKVTYQKESYDRMVEELSRSAGRVDSLLNELEQRRKLAMSKPSAIVPSGRGFKGALPWPVEGAVVSYFGRQKHPTFETYVQRKGIEIRATEGSTIKAVMAGSVVYADWLKGYGLVIIVDHLNGYFSLYAHASTLLAQVGDRIEAGQSIGETGDTGMTGDSTLYFELRQGAEPVDPLQWLARR; translated from the coding sequence ATGAACGTGAAAACCTTGTCAATGGTTTTGGTCATTGCCCTCGGGGCGGCGAGCGCGATCCCATCTGACGCGGCGAAGGAGGCAGAAGTCCTATCGGAGAAGATCGCGCGCGAGCGGAAGAATCTCGAAAAACTCAAGAACCGGATCCAGGAACAGAAGCAACAAGCCAAGGCCGCAGAGGGGAAGCGTCAGTCGGTCTTGCAAAATTTGCAGCGGTTGGATCAGCGATTGGTCAAGATGCGCCGCGATCTTCAGAGCGTATCGCGCGACCTGACGAAAAAGGACAAAGAGTTGAACGAACTCAATGCCCACCTGGCCGAGATGCGCGACCAGGTGGCCGAGCATCAAACGGCAATCCTGGCTCGGGCAAAGCTCCAGTACATGCAGGGCAGATGGGGAGCGATGAAAGTCCTGCTGGGTGCGCAAAACTATACTGATTTCCAACGTCGGTTTCAGTATCTGTCTGCGGTGACCCAGCGGGAATACCAATTACTGGAGTCCTACCGCGGTGACCTGACCAAGATGGAGCAGGCGGAGCATCAGCGGGCTATGGCCCGCGAACAGTTGATGGTGTTTCGCCTCAAGACGGAGCGGAAGCTCGCGGATATTCAGGATGTCCGCAAGCAGAAGCGGCGGTACCTCAACAAAGTCACCTATCAGAAGGAGTCATACGACCGAATGGTCGAGGAACTCTCCCGGTCGGCGGGCCGGGTGGACAGTCTATTGAACGAGCTGGAGCAGCGACGCAAGCTGGCCATGTCCAAGCCGTCTGCGATCGTCCCTTCGGGGCGGGGATTCAAGGGCGCGTTACCGTGGCCGGTCGAAGGCGCGGTCGTCTCGTACTTCGGGCGGCAGAAGCATCCGACGTTCGAGACCTACGTTCAGCGTAAGGGGATAGAAATTCGAGCAACCGAGGGCAGCACCATCAAGGCGGTGATGGCGGGCAGCGTGGTCTATGCGGATTGGCTCAAGGGATACGGTTTGGTCATTATCGTGGATCACTTGAATGGTTATTTTTCGCTCTATGCCCATGCCTCGACGCTTCTTGCGCAGGTCGGCGATCGGATCGAGGCCGGCCAATCGATCGGTGAAACGGGGGATACTGGGATGACGGGTGATAGCACGCTATATTTTGAATTACGGCAAGGGGCCGAACCAGTCGACCCGTTGCAGTGGCTGGCCCGACGCTAG
- the arc gene encoding proteasome-associated ATPase, with the protein MQKHDEHQREIEKLRVQIQSMEEEIRRLYQSRHQLEQTNRQNERLASTLQDAKAQIESLRAEIDKLTAPPNSYAIFSSANDDDTVNVYVSGRKMKVSVHPSIIVKNLRKGQEVILNEALNIIESRGFDSQGEVVRLKDVIDEKRALVTLHFDEEKVAELGEPLLAQRLSVGDHLLYDPRSGCVIEKLPKSEAEELVLEEIPDIAYEDIGGLQRELEQVRDAVELPFLYPHLFAEYKLAAPKGVLLYGPPGCGKTLIAKAVANSIARKLGHLTGKEVRSYFLHVKGPELLNKYVGESERQVREVFKKAKERAASGHPVIVFFDEMDALFRTRGTGISSDIESTIVPQFLSEIDGVERLTNVIVIGASNRQDLIDPAVLRAGRLDVKVKVSRPDVMAAKDIFSKYVTTALPFDANDLKQHKGDVDALVAEVIATTVAQMYSTAEENRFIEVTYANGEKEVLYFKDFASGALIEGIVSRAKKFAVKRAIANEGQGLRSEDLIRAIREEFKEHEDLPNTTNPDDWAKIAGKKGEKIVHIRTISGGGTDARQIETVGTGHYL; encoded by the coding sequence GTGCAGAAACACGACGAGCACCAGCGAGAGATCGAAAAGCTTCGCGTGCAAATCCAATCGATGGAGGAAGAGATCCGCCGATTGTATCAATCCCGCCACCAACTCGAACAAACCAATCGTCAGAACGAACGCCTCGCTAGTACGCTGCAGGACGCCAAAGCGCAGATTGAATCGCTGCGCGCCGAAATCGACAAGTTGACGGCGCCGCCAAATTCCTACGCCATCTTTTCGAGTGCAAACGACGATGACACCGTGAACGTGTATGTCTCCGGTCGCAAAATGAAAGTCAGCGTGCATCCGTCGATCATCGTGAAGAATCTTCGCAAGGGGCAGGAAGTGATCCTGAACGAGGCGCTCAACATCATTGAGTCGCGTGGATTTGACAGTCAGGGCGAGGTGGTGCGGCTCAAAGACGTCATTGACGAGAAGCGGGCGCTCGTCACCTTGCACTTCGATGAAGAAAAGGTGGCCGAACTGGGCGAGCCGCTACTGGCCCAGAGACTCAGTGTGGGCGACCATTTACTATATGACCCTCGTTCAGGCTGCGTGATCGAGAAGTTGCCAAAATCCGAGGCCGAAGAGTTGGTGCTGGAGGAAATTCCAGACATCGCCTATGAGGATATTGGAGGGTTGCAGCGTGAACTCGAACAGGTCCGTGACGCCGTTGAGTTGCCCTTCCTGTATCCGCACTTGTTCGCGGAATACAAGCTGGCGGCTCCAAAGGGAGTCCTGCTGTACGGGCCACCAGGTTGTGGGAAAACCCTGATTGCGAAGGCCGTTGCAAATTCGATCGCTCGGAAGCTGGGGCATCTCACCGGCAAGGAAGTCCGGAGTTACTTCCTGCATGTGAAAGGGCCCGAATTGTTGAACAAGTATGTCGGGGAGTCGGAACGGCAGGTTCGCGAAGTATTTAAGAAAGCGAAAGAGCGGGCGGCGAGCGGTCATCCGGTCATCGTCTTCTTTGACGAAATGGATGCCTTGTTTCGTACCCGGGGAACCGGGATCTCATCGGACATCGAGTCGACTATCGTGCCGCAGTTTCTCTCCGAAATCGACGGCGTGGAGCGGTTGACCAATGTGATCGTCATCGGGGCAAGCAACCGACAAGATCTCATCGATCCCGCGGTTTTGCGGGCGGGACGATTGGACGTGAAAGTGAAAGTGTCCAGGCCCGACGTGATGGCGGCCAAGGACATCTTTTCGAAATATGTCACGACCGCTTTGCCATTTGACGCCAACGATCTCAAACAACACAAGGGTGACGTCGACGCACTCGTTGCGGAGGTGATTGCGACGACCGTGGCACAGATGTACAGCACGGCCGAAGAGAACCGGTTTATCGAAGTCACCTACGCGAACGGCGAAAAAGAGGTGCTGTACTTCAAGGACTTCGCCAGCGGCGCCCTCATCGAAGGAATCGTGTCGCGGGCCAAAAAGTTCGCAGTCAAGCGGGCAATCGCTAATGAAGGGCAGGGACTCCGCAGCGAGGATCTCATCCGCGCCATCCGTGAGGAATTCAAAGAGCATGAAGATCTGCCCAACACCACGAATCCGGATGATTGGGCAAAAATCGCCGGAAAGAAGGGGGAGAAGATCGTGCATATCAGGACGATTTCCGGCGGGGGAACAGACGCGCGGCAGATCGAGACGGTTGGAACCGGGCATTATTTGTAG
- the thiE gene encoding thiamine phosphate synthase — MAAVDFRLYLVTDRMQTRGRAILPLIRSAVESGLPALQVRERDLAVGPLLNFVADVRRGLRARHPIVLVNDRLDVALATDADGVHLRADSLPASVARRILGAEKLIGQSTHSVDDVRRASDEGADFVVFGPVFETPSKRAYGPPLGLRSLEAVARVTKIPVFAIGGITLEHVAQVRQAGAFGVAVLSSLLMADNVARETADFLSALRRPA; from the coding sequence ATGGCGGCGGTGGATTTTCGTCTGTATCTCGTAACCGATCGAATGCAGACGCGGGGGCGGGCGATTCTGCCGTTGATTCGCTCCGCCGTCGAGTCCGGTCTACCGGCGCTGCAAGTGCGCGAGCGAGATCTTGCCGTCGGGCCGCTGCTCAATTTCGTCGCCGACGTTCGGCGCGGTCTCCGGGCGCGCCATCCCATCGTGCTCGTGAACGACCGTCTCGACGTCGCCTTGGCGACGGATGCAGACGGAGTTCATTTGAGGGCGGATAGTCTTCCGGCTTCCGTGGCACGTCGTATCTTGGGAGCTGAAAAGCTGATCGGTCAATCGACGCATTCCGTTGACGATGTCCGTCGCGCGTCGGACGAGGGTGCGGATTTCGTCGTGTTCGGTCCCGTGTTTGAAACGCCTTCCAAGCGGGCGTACGGACCGCCGTTGGGGTTGAGATCGCTCGAGGCGGTGGCGCGAGTCACCAAAATTCCAGTGTTCGCAATTGGCGGGATCACATTGGAGCATGTGGCGCAAGTGCGGCAAGCGGGAGCATTCGGAGTTGCGGTGTTGTCGTCGCTGCTCATGGCGGACAACGTTGCGCGTGAGACGGCCGATTTTCTTTCTGCATTGCGCCGGCCCGCATAA
- the prcB gene encoding proteasome subunit beta, which yields MLALKFADGVVMAGDRRATEGYQIADRRIQKVFSIDGFSAMAIAGAAGPCLEMAKLFQTELEHYEKLEGVQLSCEGKANKLGQMVKANLPMVFQGLVVMPIYAGFDLPRNEGRIFKYDVTGGRYEESDYYAIGSGGKEARNTMREHYRPRLPQAEAIRTALLSLYNAAEDDVGTGGPDLVRGIFPTAKLITQHGVMDVDEATIKALYGELIASRTRTEG from the coding sequence GTGTTAGCCCTCAAGTTCGCCGATGGTGTTGTGATGGCTGGTGATCGACGGGCGACGGAAGGGTATCAGATTGCCGATCGGCGGATCCAAAAGGTCTTTTCCATCGACGGATTTTCTGCCATGGCTATTGCCGGTGCGGCAGGACCTTGTCTGGAAATGGCCAAACTCTTCCAAACGGAATTGGAACACTACGAGAAACTCGAAGGCGTTCAGCTCTCATGCGAGGGGAAGGCCAATAAGCTTGGGCAAATGGTCAAGGCCAACTTGCCGATGGTGTTTCAAGGATTGGTGGTCATGCCGATCTATGCCGGGTTCGATCTGCCCAGAAACGAGGGCAGAATCTTTAAGTACGATGTGACCGGCGGACGGTATGAAGAATCGGACTACTATGCGATAGGGTCGGGAGGCAAAGAGGCGCGCAACACAATGCGCGAGCACTATCGACCACGTCTTCCCCAAGCCGAGGCCATCCGGACGGCGCTCCTCTCTCTATACAACGCGGCGGAGGACGACGTGGGTACCGGCGGGCCAGACCTCGTGCGCGGTATTTTCCCGACGGCGAAGCTCATCACACAACACGGAGTGATGGATGTCGACGAGGCAACCATCAAGGCCTTGTACGGCGAACTGATCGCCTCTCGTACAAGGACGGAAGGATAG
- a CDS encoding sulfur carrier protein ThiS, translating to MQIQVNGEQRETISGSTVADLLATLDVPGDRVAVELNLEILDRGEFPTRALREGDRVEIISFIGGGDPGVVSPPRDRGRS from the coding sequence ATGCAAATTCAGGTCAACGGCGAACAGCGGGAGACCATATCCGGCTCGACCGTGGCCGACTTGCTGGCGACGCTCGATGTGCCCGGTGACCGTGTTGCGGTCGAACTGAATCTGGAGATCCTAGATCGGGGAGAGTTCCCGACGCGCGCCCTGCGAGAGGGCGATCGGGTTGAGATTATCAGCTTTATAGGCGGTGGCGACCCAGGCGTTGTGTCTCCGCCCCGCGACAGAGGACGATCATGA
- the prcA gene encoding proteasome subunit alpha, which translates to MALPYYVSPEQVMQDKAEYAKKGIAKGRSIVAMEYDQGVLLTADNPSASLHKVSEVYDCIAFSGAGKYSEFENLRKAGIRHADLKGFTYSREDVTARSLANTYSQALGTIFSQELKPLEVEILVVGIGMGTEPNEIYRISFDGSIIDERAYAVIGGRADVLQAYLKDRVPTPLPPLGKALALSYAALLEGGNSAKIASEGLEVAVLDRSSKAGRKFRRLSIAEIRQFISA; encoded by the coding sequence GTGGCGCTGCCCTACTACGTCTCACCGGAACAGGTGATGCAGGACAAGGCGGAATACGCCAAGAAGGGTATCGCCAAGGGCCGTTCCATCGTCGCCATGGAGTACGACCAGGGTGTGCTGCTCACAGCTGATAATCCCAGTGCCTCCTTGCACAAGGTCTCGGAAGTCTACGACTGCATCGCCTTTTCTGGAGCGGGAAAGTACAGCGAGTTTGAAAACCTTCGCAAAGCCGGCATCCGCCACGCAGATCTCAAGGGGTTCACCTATAGCCGTGAGGACGTGACCGCGCGCTCGTTGGCCAATACCTACTCCCAGGCGCTGGGGACCATTTTCAGCCAGGAATTGAAGCCGTTGGAGGTCGAGATCCTCGTCGTGGGAATCGGGATGGGAACGGAACCCAATGAAATCTACCGCATCTCGTTCGACGGGAGCATCATTGACGAACGGGCATACGCCGTGATCGGTGGTCGGGCTGATGTTCTCCAGGCCTACTTAAAGGATCGGGTGCCGACACCCCTGCCTCCCTTGGGGAAGGCACTGGCCTTGTCCTACGCCGCGCTGCTCGAAGGCGGCAACAGCGCGAAAATTGCCTCTGAAGGACTGGAAGTCGCGGTGTTGGACCGTAGCAGCAAGGCCGGGAGAAAATTCCGGCGGTTGTCGATCGCTGAAATCCGGCAGTTCATCTCCGCCTAA
- a CDS encoding UPF0102 protein yields the protein MTSRRVDARQFGRESERLAERHLRGLGYAILERNVRLAEGEIDLVAKHGAVVVFVEVKARRTSAMGGAVFAVNGEKRHRLIRAAAQYLAVHRMDDQPSRIDVVIIQHVPSGEAIIDHLENAIEVPGHDLRW from the coding sequence TTGACCTCTCGGCGTGTCGATGCGCGCCAGTTCGGCCGGGAGAGCGAGCGACTCGCGGAGCGCCATCTACGGGGGTTGGGATATGCGATCCTCGAGCGGAACGTGCGCCTCGCGGAAGGCGAAATCGATCTCGTGGCCAAACATGGGGCTGTGGTGGTCTTTGTGGAGGTCAAGGCCCGCCGGACTTCCGCCATGGGAGGAGCGGTGTTCGCCGTGAACGGCGAGAAACGGCATCGATTGATCCGTGCAGCGGCTCAGTATTTGGCCGTTCACCGGATGGACGATCAGCCGTCCCGGATTGATGTGGTCATCATTCAACATGTTCCGTCCGGGGAGGCCATCATCGACCATCTCGAAAACGCCATCGAGGTACCGGGACACGACCTTCGCTGGTGA
- the pafA gene encoding Pup--protein ligase has product MNPRIFGLENEYGLIFSPNGRIYLPMEKVLGYIFEGLIPNSWPSNAFLVNGARFYQDTGCHPEYSTPECDNILDLVVHDKAGERLLEACLPAAEERLREEGLSGEIYIFKNNTDSLGNTYGCHENYLMRRDVDFWKVTEQLIPFFVTRQIYAGAGKVLKVSGKPQFFISQRAQHIHEKTSSSTTSSRSIINTRDEPHADAERYRRLHIIVGDSNMSEYATYLKVGTATLVLSMIEEGYTVNGMELEDPVKAIREISRDPTLKKKVRLDDGRQMSALEIQRVYLDRAQEFLAAQPSDAVMDDVLGKWARILDRLEEDPMQLGREIDWVAKRHVIQSYVDKKAVGWDDPRVFLMDLQFHDVKRTRGLYYLMENKGLVDRMVTEDAVQRAMSVPPQSTRAKVRGDFIRFARAKNRSYTVDWTYLKLNGYWEETILCMDPFSPVNRRVEELVSQVAGLRFYR; this is encoded by the coding sequence ATGAACCCACGGATCTTTGGACTTGAGAACGAGTACGGGCTCATTTTTTCTCCAAATGGCCGGATCTACCTGCCCATGGAGAAGGTCCTTGGGTACATTTTTGAGGGACTGATTCCCAACAGCTGGCCTTCGAATGCGTTCCTGGTCAATGGGGCTCGCTTTTATCAAGACACAGGCTGTCATCCCGAATATTCGACGCCGGAGTGCGATAACATCCTTGATCTGGTGGTGCACGACAAGGCGGGGGAACGCCTGCTCGAGGCGTGTCTACCCGCCGCCGAAGAGCGCTTACGCGAAGAGGGCCTGTCGGGGGAGATCTATATCTTCAAGAACAACACCGATTCCCTTGGAAACACCTACGGTTGCCATGAAAACTACCTCATGCGGCGTGACGTCGATTTCTGGAAAGTCACCGAGCAACTGATCCCATTTTTCGTGACGAGACAGATCTACGCGGGAGCCGGAAAGGTCTTGAAGGTGTCGGGGAAGCCGCAGTTTTTCATTTCACAACGGGCCCAACACATTCACGAAAAAACATCCTCGTCCACGACCTCTTCCCGAAGCATCATCAATACGCGTGACGAACCGCATGCCGATGCCGAGCGATATCGTCGTCTCCACATCATCGTGGGGGATTCGAACATGTCCGAGTACGCCACTTACTTGAAGGTCGGGACGGCGACGCTGGTCCTTTCCATGATCGAGGAGGGGTACACCGTTAATGGTATGGAACTAGAAGACCCCGTTAAGGCCATTCGGGAGATTTCACGTGATCCGACCTTGAAAAAAAAGGTTCGGCTCGATGATGGACGGCAGATGAGCGCACTTGAGATACAGCGGGTGTACCTCGACCGGGCGCAAGAATTCCTCGCAGCTCAGCCGAGTGATGCTGTCATGGACGACGTACTCGGAAAATGGGCGCGGATATTGGATCGTTTGGAAGAAGATCCCATGCAGTTGGGCCGCGAAATCGATTGGGTGGCTAAGCGGCACGTGATTCAATCTTATGTAGACAAGAAGGCAGTCGGGTGGGATGATCCTCGGGTGTTCCTGATGGACCTCCAGTTTCACGACGTCAAACGAACACGTGGACTCTACTATCTGATGGAAAACAAAGGGTTGGTCGACCGCATGGTCACGGAGGACGCCGTGCAACGAGCCATGTCCGTTCCGCCGCAGTCTACGCGGGCCAAGGTACGGGGAGATTTCATCCGTTTCGCGCGAGCCAAGAATCGCTCGTATACCGTCGACTGGACGTACCTGAAGTTGAACGGCTACTGGGAAGAAACGATCCTATGCATGGATCCGTTCAGCCCCGTCAATAGGCGGGTGGAGGAACTGGTTTCCCAAGTGGCCGGTCTTCGATTTTATCGTTAA
- a CDS encoding peptidase S41 — translation MEQQSRRRVWFLSPLVIVALIGGVLIGKGVDRTGHATETYEELKVFSEVLSQVQKHYVEEAKVKDLVQGAIRGMLSTLDPHSAYMTPDMYKEMQVETKGEFGGVGIQIGVKDNRLTVIAPIEGTPASRAGIKAGDYITKVNGETTKDLTLMDAVQKMRGPKGTKVVLTIQREATPDPLDFELVRDTIKIESVKGKLIDKNIAYVRLTQFQESTGRDLAKALKQLREQKATGTILDLRNNPGGLLTAAVEVSEQFVAPGKLVVYIKGRDGRKDEYVAKSKEPVDESPMIVLVNEGSASASEIVAGALQDWGRAVVVGTTSFGKGSVQTILPLQDGSGLRLTTAKYYTPKGRTIQSTGITPDIVVKLPQPGQQVASVKPGDKDAGDKSDTSSTSSNPGKEKAPPGAASTSNGNGKANAPSSSPPAQGNGEPSLEEDLQLQKAVELLKTWSIFKELKPSL, via the coding sequence ATGGAACAGCAGTCTCGACGGCGCGTCTGGTTCCTGAGTCCGCTCGTGATCGTGGCGCTTATCGGCGGAGTCCTGATCGGAAAGGGCGTGGACCGAACGGGTCACGCCACCGAGACTTACGAAGAGCTCAAAGTCTTTTCGGAGGTCTTGAGCCAGGTGCAAAAGCACTATGTCGAAGAAGCAAAGGTCAAGGATCTGGTTCAGGGCGCCATCCGGGGGATGCTGTCCACTCTCGACCCGCACTCGGCCTATATGACGCCGGACATGTATAAGGAGATGCAGGTCGAAACCAAGGGTGAATTCGGCGGGGTGGGGATCCAAATCGGGGTTAAGGACAACCGTCTCACTGTCATTGCACCCATCGAAGGGACACCGGCCTCCCGGGCGGGGATCAAAGCGGGGGATTACATTACCAAGGTAAACGGCGAGACGACCAAAGATTTGACCCTCATGGACGCTGTACAGAAGATGCGTGGTCCGAAAGGAACGAAAGTCGTACTGACCATCCAACGGGAGGCAACGCCCGATCCATTGGATTTCGAGCTGGTCCGGGATACCATTAAGATCGAAAGCGTCAAGGGCAAGCTGATCGACAAGAACATCGCATATGTGCGGCTGACACAGTTCCAGGAGTCCACAGGACGAGATTTAGCCAAGGCGTTGAAGCAGCTTCGCGAGCAGAAGGCGACCGGCACGATTCTCGATCTGCGGAATAATCCCGGAGGGCTGTTGACGGCGGCCGTAGAGGTGTCGGAACAGTTCGTGGCACCCGGAAAACTGGTCGTCTATATCAAGGGGAGGGATGGGCGCAAGGATGAATACGTAGCCAAGTCGAAGGAGCCGGTGGACGAATCGCCGATGATCGTTCTCGTGAACGAGGGGTCCGCAAGTGCGTCCGAGATTGTCGCGGGCGCACTGCAAGATTGGGGACGAGCGGTGGTGGTCGGAACCACGAGCTTCGGAAAAGGGTCGGTCCAGACGATTCTCCCTCTCCAAGACGGGTCCGGCTTGAGACTCACGACAGCAAAATATTACACGCCGAAGGGCCGAACGATCCAATCCACGGGGATTACACCCGACATCGTCGTCAAACTGCCGCAACCCGGGCAACAGGTGGCCAGTGTCAAGCCAGGGGACAAAGATGCTGGCGACAAGTCCGATACGTCGTCTACATCGTCGAATCCGGGAAAGGAAAAGGCTCCGCCAGGCGCCGCATCGACATCGAATGGGAACGGCAAAGCGAATGCTCCCTCGTCCTCACCCCCGGCGCAGGGTAACGGAGAGCCCTCACTCGAGGAAGATCTACAATTACAGAAGGCGGTGGAATTGTTAAAAACGTGGTCGATCTTTAAGGAACTCAAACCGTCCCTGTAG
- the thiG gene encoding thiazole synthase: protein MTDDRLIIAGREFKSRLWVGTGKYKDFVETQKAIEASGADVVTVAVRRVNVTDRTKENLLDYLDPKKYTILPNTAGCYTVEDAVRYARLARAAGVSDLVKLEVIGDEKTLFPDTAGLIEAAKILVKEGFVVFPYTNDDPIVAKKLVDVGCPAVMPLAAPIGSGLGIRNPYNLKIILETVKVPVIVDAGVGTASDAALAMEYGADAVLMNTAIAGAQHPIMMAEAMKHAVDAGRLAFKAGRMPRRLYATASSPIEGML from the coding sequence ATGACGGACGATCGGTTGATAATAGCAGGCCGCGAGTTCAAATCGCGGTTGTGGGTTGGGACCGGAAAGTACAAGGACTTCGTTGAAACGCAGAAAGCCATTGAGGCCTCGGGTGCCGATGTGGTGACGGTGGCAGTCCGCCGTGTCAACGTCACCGACCGCACGAAGGAGAACCTGCTCGATTATCTGGATCCGAAGAAATATACGATTCTTCCGAATACGGCCGGATGCTACACGGTGGAGGACGCGGTACGGTATGCGAGGCTTGCGCGCGCGGCAGGCGTGTCCGATCTGGTCAAACTGGAAGTGATTGGAGACGAGAAAACTCTGTTTCCGGACACCGCCGGACTCATCGAAGCGGCGAAAATTCTGGTGAAAGAGGGTTTCGTTGTCTTTCCTTATACGAACGATGATCCCATCGTGGCCAAAAAACTGGTCGATGTCGGCTGTCCCGCTGTCATGCCGCTTGCGGCTCCGATCGGGTCCGGTCTCGGCATCCGCAACCCATACAACCTGAAAATCATTTTGGAAACGGTGAAAGTTCCAGTCATTGTAGATGCCGGAGTCGGGACGGCCTCCGATGCGGCGTTGGCGATGGAGTACGGCGCCGATGCTGTCTTGATGAATACCGCAATCGCCGGAGCCCAGCATCCGATTATGATGGCGGAGGCGATGAAGCACGCCGTCGATGCGGGGCGACTGGCATTTAAAGCCGGACGGATGCCGCGCCGCTTGTATGCCACCGCGAGCAGCCCGATCGAGGGCATGCTGTAG
- the ftsX gene encoding cell division protein FtsX, translated as MIRTWSYLLREAIANIRLNRTTSVVAIVTTGFTLACLGVFLLVYLNLRGMTTSLAKEIKVIVYLEDNLTHTQVEDLQRELERQQAVAGLSYVSKDQALEEFQTQFPNESQLLEGLGENPLPASFLVTLAARFRAPDFVHRWAEQFKSFPGVAEVEYSQDWVENLTALLRNLEGAALSVGLILSLASVTIIANTIRLTVNSRRHELHILQLVGATGLFIKLPYLVEGAILGGVGGVMSLAILKGGFEVFRLQMESTTKLLGTQAWLSYFPGHLMGILVLIGLVLGVLGSFISVVRLQEASGT; from the coding sequence ATGATCCGCACCTGGTCCTATCTCCTTCGCGAGGCGATCGCCAACATCCGGTTGAATCGTACAACGAGCGTGGTCGCCATCGTGACCACGGGTTTCACCCTCGCTTGTTTGGGGGTCTTCCTGTTGGTGTATCTCAATCTCCGAGGCATGACCACGTCTCTGGCCAAGGAGATCAAAGTGATCGTCTATCTCGAGGACAACCTCACTCATACGCAGGTCGAGGACCTGCAGCGTGAATTGGAGCGCCAGCAAGCGGTGGCCGGCCTCTCCTATGTGTCCAAAGATCAGGCGCTCGAGGAATTTCAAACCCAATTTCCGAATGAATCGCAGTTGCTCGAGGGGTTGGGAGAAAACCCTCTGCCGGCGTCTTTCTTGGTGACCCTGGCGGCCCGATTCCGGGCACCGGACTTCGTCCACCGCTGGGCCGAACAATTCAAATCCTTCCCCGGTGTGGCCGAAGTCGAGTATAGTCAGGATTGGGTGGAGAATCTGACCGCCCTGCTGCGAAACCTGGAGGGAGCGGCCTTGAGCGTGGGGCTGATTCTTTCCCTGGCTTCGGTCACGATTATTGCGAACACGATTCGATTGACGGTGAATTCACGACGGCACGAATTACATATCCTGCAGTTGGTCGGGGCGACAGGCTTGTTCATCAAGCTGCCGTACCTCGTGGAAGGGGCGATTCTGGGCGGGGTGGGTGGAGTCATGTCCTTGGCCATTCTGAAGGGCGGCTTTGAAGTGTTTCGATTGCAGATGGAATCCACCACCAAGTTGCTCGGTACGCAGGCATGGCTGAGTTATTTTCCCGGACATTTGATGGGGATCCTGGTTCTGATCGGGCTGGTCTTGGGCGTGCTTGGAAGCTTCATTTCCGTGGTGCGATTGCAAGAGGCCTCGGGGACATGA
- the ftsE gene encoding cell division ATP-binding protein FtsE gives MIQLFHVSKAYGRCQALHDVNLEVAKGDFVLLMGSSGAGKSTLLKLMFAGDQPDEGQILVQGQNIAKLSERQIPQLRRRMGIVFQDFRLLAKRTVFDNVALPLMVSGASSTDIRRKVSDALRAVGVEHKREHLPTSLSAGEQQRVSIARAIVNSPIILLADEPTGNLDPQLTSEIVDLFKTINARGTTVVVATHDPQVMRQVNRRVVTLRHGYVQADQQGAIA, from the coding sequence ATGATTCAACTCTTCCATGTCTCCAAGGCGTATGGCCGATGCCAGGCCCTGCATGACGTCAATCTCGAAGTGGCCAAGGGGGATTTCGTCTTGCTGATGGGGTCGAGCGGTGCTGGAAAATCCACGCTTCTCAAGCTCATGTTTGCCGGTGATCAACCAGACGAGGGACAAATTCTCGTGCAGGGACAAAACATCGCGAAATTGTCCGAGCGTCAGATCCCCCAATTGAGGCGCCGCATGGGAATTGTGTTTCAAGACTTCCGCCTACTGGCCAAACGCACGGTGTTTGACAACGTCGCGCTGCCTTTGATGGTCTCAGGGGCGTCGAGCACGGACATCCGCCGGAAGGTTTCCGACGCGTTGCGTGCAGTTGGAGTCGAGCACAAACGAGAACACTTGCCAACAAGCCTTTCCGCGGGAGAGCAGCAGAGGGTCTCGATTGCGCGCGCAATCGTCAACAGTCCAATCATCTTGCTCGCAGATGAACCGACGGGAAACCTTGACCCGCAGCTCACGTCCGAAATTGTGGACCTTTTCAAAACGATCAATGCCCGGGGCACCACGGTCGTCGTCGCGACCCACGATCCGCAAGTCATGCGCCAAGTCAATCGTCGGGTTGTGACGTTGCGTCACGGGTATGTGCAGGCTGATCAGCAGGGGGCGATCGCATGA